DNA from Roseimicrobium sp. ORNL1:
TCGCATGAGTGGCAATGTGATCACCCACCCCGCCATCTCCGTCGTCGCCCCTGCTGGTGACTGGATTCGTGCCGGCAAAAAGACGCTGGAGATTCGGCGCTGGCAGCCGGAGGAGCTTCCGCTGCGGAACCTGGTGATTGTGCAGAATCACATCCGGCTGGGTAGTGACGGAACCACGGAAGATCCCGCTGGCATGGCCGTCGCGCTGGTGGATGTGGAGTCCGTCGAGGCATGGCGTGAAGACGAGATCGAGCCTGCCTGCGCGAGCTACTGGGAGCCAGGCTGGCTGGCGTGGCGATTGGTAAATGTGCGCCCCATCGAGCCACCACTTCCCTGCCCTGCCCGCTTGAGGATTTATTCGGTGGAGCTGCCGTTGCGCGGCGATGCGTTCAGGGTTATCACCATGGAGTGAATGTTGCTCTCCCCGACCGGCTCAGCCGCCAGCTTGGCTTCATTGTGGAGTCGGAACGGCTCAAATCCGTGCTGCGGCGGACGTCCCCCATCCACGCGACGGAGCGGAGGGAGAACTCCGCAGAGCATAGCTGGACCCTCGCGCTGATGGCGATGGTGCTGGCTGAGCATGCGGAGGGAAATCCTGACTCTTGCAAGGTGCTCCGCATGCTGCTGATTCACGACTTGGTGGAGATCGATGCGGGCGATACTTTCTGCTACGACCTTGATGCCAATGTCACGAAGGCAGAACGCGAGGCCCGGGCGGCGGACGTCATCTTTGGCATGCTGCCGGAGGAACAGTCGCTGGAATACCGAAGCCTGTGGGAGGAATTTGAGGCCGGTATTTCAGCGGAGGCCAAGTTCGCCAATGCCCTGGACCGGTTGATGCCCACGCTACAGAACATGCACAACGAAGGCGGGAGTTGGCGGGAGCATGGGGTGACCAGCGCACTGGCACTGGAGCGGAGTCGGCCCATCGGTGTCGGGATACCCACGCTCTGGGCGCAGGTGCAGACATATCTTGTGGAGGCAGAGCAGCAGGGGTGGCTGACGGCCACGCCAGCGGACAGCTCTCCCTTCCCTCCCTCATGAAGAACGCCTCCCCCACCCGCATTCACATCACCGGTGCCTCGGGCGCGGGATGCACCACAATGGGGCAGGCGCTGGCCGGGCGGCTGGAGTGGCCGCTGCTGGATACGGATGACTACTACTGGCATGCGACGGTGCCGCTCTTCCAGCAGAAACGGGAGCCGGCGGAGCGCAATGTGATGCTGAAGCGAGACCTCGCCGCGCACCCGCAGTGCGTGATTTCCGGCTCGGTGATGCGCTGGGACTCGGACCTCGATGATGCTTTTGATCTGGTGGTCTTCCTCCATGTGCCGGATGAGGTGCGCCTGCCCCGGCTCATTGCGCGGGAGACGGAGCGCTTCGGCACGCCGGATGCGGAGTTCATCGCGTGGGCAGCAACGTACGAGACGGCAGATCTCACCACGCGTAGCCTGGCCTTGCACCGGCAGTGGCTGGCGGAGCGGAGGTGCGATATCCTGCCAATTACAGGCAACTACACCGTTGAGGCAAACGTGGTGCGAATACTCAATCACCTGGGAAAAACATCGTACTTGTCCCCGACCCCATCGCCATGCCCTACCTGCAGCTCGACGTAAACGGCCGCCACGCGGTGCACAACAAGCGCCAACTCGCCCAGCGCCTCTGTGAAACCTACGCCCGCCTCATGCAGGTGGACATCCGCCGCATCAGCGTGGCCATCCGCGAATCCGGCGAAGGCAGCCTCTGGCGCGTGGTGGATGGCGAGCCGGTGCCGGTGTCCGTGCTGATGTGCGACATCCGCCGTGGCCGCACCGCCGAGCAACGCATGGAAGTGGCCAAGGCCCTCTGCCACGACTGTTGCGAGGTCCTTGGCCTGCAGGAGGAGCGGCTGAATGTGGAGTTCACCCAGCACACCGGGGATGAGATGTATCACCCCACCTTGGGAGGATTCAGCCCGGAGTGGAGTGAGGAGGAGGTCGGTGCGACGGTGGGACAGTGACGTGATCGAAGGCGTCAGCAAGGTGGCTCGCACACTGTCCATGAACGTCAGGGTAAGAATATAGAAACGGTGCCGAAGGCCTTGGACTGCGTGCAGCCTGCTGCCGCTTTCCCAAAGTGCAGCCTGCTGCACGCCTCACCGCGACGAAGTCGCCAAGCTCTTCTGGACACATCACACCACCAGCGAGCGTCACCATCGCCAAAGCAGGCTGCGCGCAGTCCAAGGACGCTGCGCGTCACAGTACCCGGATCTGTCGTGTGTATCGTCCTTTGCGGTGAGGTCACCAGTTTTCTTATCGTGACAATCATGCATACTGCGGGACCGCCCGCCGTGAGCCACATTGCTGGCGTCTCCTTTCCGGGCCACGCTTGATTTTTTCCGACGTCCTGCGTAGGAGGAGTACTGAATGGCGCACCAGATTCGACAGGCACATGCCGGAGATGCAACAGGCATCGCGCATCTCATTTCAGTGCTCGGATATGCGTTGCAAGCCGACGAGGTTCCCGCACGGCTGGAAGCCTATGCCAACGACGCGAGCAGGGTGTTCGTGGCCGTGCAGGACTCAGGGGCGATCGTCGGCTTCCTGAGCTTCCACGCCAGTCCCCTCTTTCATGAGCCGGGCGCTCTGGGGCGCATCATGGCGATGGCCATCGACTCGGAACACCAGCGGCAGGGCATCGGCACGGCGCTGGTGCAGGCGGCGGAGGAGTTTGCCCGTGCGTGCGGCTGCCTACGCATCGAGGTGACCAGTGGCGACCGCCGGGAGAAAGATGCGCATGTTTTTTATGGAAAGCTGGGCTATGCCTCGGATTGCCGCCGCTTCCTGAAGAGACTAGAGGAAATCCAATCATGAACCTGATCATGTTCGACATCGATGGCACGCTCACCGCGAGTGACGTGATGGACGGCGAATGCTTCGTGCAGGCGGTGCAGGACGTGTTTGGATTCGCGGACGTGAGTTCCGACTGGAGTCTTTATCGGCATTGCAGTGACTCGGGTGTGCTGGATGAACTGTTTCAGA
Protein-coding regions in this window:
- a CDS encoding ASCH domain-containing protein → MSGNVITHPAISVVAPAGDWIRAGKKTLEIRRWQPEELPLRNLVIVQNHIRLGSDGTTEDPAGMAVALVDVESVEAWREDEIEPACASYWEPGWLAWRLVNVRPIEPPLPCPARLRIYSVELPLRGDAFRVITME
- a CDS encoding HD domain-containing protein; this translates as MNVALPDRLSRQLGFIVESERLKSVLRRTSPIHATERRENSAEHSWTLALMAMVLAEHAEGNPDSCKVLRMLLIHDLVEIDAGDTFCYDLDANVTKAEREARAADVIFGMLPEEQSLEYRSLWEEFEAGISAEAKFANALDRLMPTLQNMHNEGGSWREHGVTSALALERSRPIGVGIPTLWAQVQTYLVEAEQQGWLTATPADSSPFPPS
- a CDS encoding shikimate kinase, which produces MKNASPTRIHITGASGAGCTTMGQALAGRLEWPLLDTDDYYWHATVPLFQQKREPAERNVMLKRDLAAHPQCVISGSVMRWDSDLDDAFDLVVFLHVPDEVRLPRLIARETERFGTPDAEFIAWAATYETADLTTRSLALHRQWLAERRCDILPITGNYTVEANVVRILNHLGKTSYLSPTPSPCPTCSST
- a CDS encoding tautomerase; the protein is MPYLQLDVNGRHAVHNKRQLAQRLCETYARLMQVDIRRISVAIRESGEGSLWRVVDGEPVPVSVLMCDIRRGRTAEQRMEVAKALCHDCCEVLGLQEERLNVEFTQHTGDEMYHPTLGGFSPEWSEEEVGATVGQ
- a CDS encoding GNAT family N-acetyltransferase; translation: MAHQIRQAHAGDATGIAHLISVLGYALQADEVPARLEAYANDASRVFVAVQDSGAIVGFLSFHASPLFHEPGALGRIMAMAIDSEHQRQGIGTALVQAAEEFARACGCLRIEVTSGDRREKDAHVFYGKLGYASDCRRFLKRLEEIQS